The sequence CCGGCACCGGACCGGCGTCGTCCTCCCGCGCCAGCGCGACCGTCGCCGCGCCCACCGTGCTGATCACCAATGCCGCCGCGACAACCACTCGTCGTCGGATCCGCACGCCGCAACCTCCCCGTGTTTTCGGCTGTGCCCGACCGGCCGGACGTCGCCCTGGGGCGATCGCCGGGCCGATCAACGCACGGCAGTCTAGCCGGGCGACCCGTCCACGGGGTGCCGGTCTCGGGGCAGCGCCCGCGCCGGTGGCCGTGCGAGCATCAGCCACCACGCGGGGAGAGCGGCCAGGATCGCGGGGTCCTGTACACCGGAAGGCGGTCCATGGACGAGGTGGGTGTACGCCGGGCGTGGTGGGACTGGCCCGCGCTGGTGGAGGCGTTGGCGGCATTCGCCGTCGGCATGGCGTTCATGGTCCCGGCTTGGCAGTTCCCGGGAACGGCCGGCTACGGCGACCTGTTCCAGAGTTCGCTGATCCCGCTGGCCGCGCTCGCGTGCGCGCTGCTGGTGGTCGGGGTGTCGACGACCGCGCTGCTGCCGCGCCTGCCGGCGTGGCCGTTGGTCGTGGGTGCCCTGCTGGTCGCCCTGGCCGCCGACGGGATCGCCGACGGTGCGGAGTTGGTGCTCACCGACCACCGCCCCGTGGCGCGGATCGTCGCGGTGCTCGCCGGTCTGGAGGTGGGGCTGGCGCTGGGCGGCGTCCTGCTGGCCGTCGCGCAGGCCCCCCGGTCGGTCCGGTGGCTGATCAGCGGCGGGCTGGCCGCCGGTCTGGTGCTGCAACCGGTGAGCGTGGCGACGGTCCATGCTCTGGTGCGCGGCCGGGAGTCGGTGTCCCCGGTGACGGCGCAGCTCGGGTTCGCCGCGCTCGCGGCGGTCTGCGCAGCCCTCGTCGCGTACCGGCGGGGTCGGTACGCGCCGCTGCCCACGTCGGGCCGACCGGCGGTCGCCCCGGTGGTCGTGGTGGGCGCGGCGGGCGCGCTCGTCGGGGCCGGCCTGGCCGTCCGGTCCGCGCTGTCGGGCGGCTCCCCGCTCCCGAACAGCCTGTCCGGCCACGACCGCCAGCAGGCGCTGGCGGGGTTCGGCCAGTGGTCCCTGGTGCTGCTGGTGGTGGCCGTCGGCGTGCTGCTTCTCGGCCACGCGTACCGGGTCGGTGGGGTGGTCGCGGCCCGCTGGGTGCTGCTCTGCCTCGGCGCCGGCCCGGTAGCCCTCCTCGCGGCGCAGACGACCAGTGCGGCGCGGGCCGAAACCGGGTATCCGCTGGTCCTCGCGGCGGTCGCCGCCGTCACCGCGGGCGCCGCGTTCGGCCGGTACGCCCCCGCCCGGGCCGTGCCGTGGGACGCCCTCGGCCTGCTGGTGGCCGCGGTCGCCGGGTTCCTGTCCACCCCGGCGGTCCGCACCGAGTTGCCGTCCCTGCGACTGCTGACCGTCGCCGGTCTTGGCCTCGCTCTCTCGTTCGGGCTGAGCCAGGCCGCCTGGGGGCTGCCCGGGCCGGACAGCGACCGTACGCTGGTGCTCCGGATCCTGGTCACCGGCCCGGCCGCGCTCGTGCTCTCCGCGCTCGCGCTGGCACCGGTGGTCATCCGGTCGCTCTCCGGCGTTCCCGAGGATGAGTCGCTGCTCACGGTTCCGGGTCACGCGGCGGCGGTCGCCGTGCTCCTGGTGCTGCTCCTCGGCATCAGCCGGGCGGTGGAGCGGTTCGGCCGCGACCCGGGCGTCGAGCCGGGCACCGGCACGGCGTCGCCCGCGCCGGTCTCCCCGGGCGGCGCCGGCGGACCAACCCGCTAGACCAGCGAGTCGCGCCACTGCCGGTGCAGGGCGGCGTACCGGCCACCGGCGGCGGCGAGCCGCGCGGGCGGTCCGTCCTCCACCACCCGACCGCCGTCGAGGACCAGCACCCGGTCGGCGGTCTCGACCGTGGAGAGCCGGTGCGCGATCACCAGCGCGGTGCGGTCGCGCAGCACGGTGGCGAGTGCCCGCTGCACCAGCCGCTCGGTCGGCACGTCCAGCGACGAGGTCGCCTCGTCGAGGATCAGCACCCGCGGGTCGGCCAGGAACGCCCGGGCGAACGCGACGAGCTGCCGCTGCCCGGCGGAGAGCCGGCCGCCGCGTCGGTGCACCTCGGTGGCGTACCCGTCGGGAAGCGCGGCGATGAAGTCGTGCGCGCCGATCGCCCGCGCGGCGGCCTGCACCGCCGCGTCGTCGGCGCCGGGGCGGCCGAACCGGATGTTCTCCGCCACCGTGCCGCTGAACAGGTGGTTCTCCTGGGTCACCAGCACCACCGCGCGGCGCAGCTCCGGGTCGGCCAGGTCGCGCAGGTCGATCCCGTCCAGCTCGACGGCGCCGCTGTCCGGGTCGTGGAAGCGGGCCAGCAGCTTGGCGACGGTGGACTTGCCCGCCCCGGTCGGCCCGATCAGCGCGACCGTCTGCCCGGCCGGCACCCGCAGGTCCAGCCCGAGCAGGATCGGCGTGCCCGGCCGGTAGCCGAAGGAGACCGACCGGAACGCCACGGCCCCGCGTCCCGGCCCGGTGGGCAGCGGCACCGGCTGCGCCGGTTCGGGTACGCCGGGCCGCTCGTCGAGCACCCCGGCCAGCTTCTCCAGCGCCGCCGTCGCCGACTGCAACGAGTTGTAGAACTGGCTCAGCTCCTGCATCGGCTCGAAGAAGCGGCGCAGGTAGAGCAGGAAGGCGGCGAGCACCCCCACCTCCGTCGCGCCGTCGAGCACCCGCCAGCCGCCGTACCCGAGCACCACCGCCACGGTGACGTTGCCGATCACCTTGATCCCCGGCGAGTACGTGGCGATCAGGCGGAACGCCCGCAGGTTGGCCCGCCGGTACCCGTCGTTGACCGCCCCGAAGATCTGCTGGTTGCGCGGTTCCCGGCGGTACGCCTGCACGGCGCGGATGCCCCGCAGCGACTCCACGAAGTGCACGATGACCAGCGCCACCGCCTCCCGGCTGCGCCGGTACGCGTCGGCCGACGCGCGGGCGAACCAGCGGGACAGCAGGTAGAGGAACGGGAAGGCGAGCAGGGTGACCGCGGCCAGCGGCAGGTCCAGCCAGAGCAGGATGGCGGCCACGGAGAGCACCGACAGCGCGGCGGTCACCAGGCTGTCGATGCCGCCGTCGACCAGCTCGGCGATGGATTCCAGGTCGCTGGTCAGCCGGGACACCACCCGGCCGGAGGTGTAGCGCTCGTGGAAGCCCACGGAGAGGCCCAGGAAGTGCCCGTACACCCGCCGGCGCAGCTCCAGCAGGACGGCCTGGCCGATCCGCGCGGAGAGGGTGAGGAAGCCGCGCCGGGCCGCGTACTCGGTCACGGCCGCGACCACGAAGGCGCCGGCGACGGCGGCCAGTGGGCGCGCGTCGCCGGCCCGCAGCGGCGCGATGGCCCGGTCGATGCCGAGCATGACCAGGTACGGCCCGGACATGGCGGCCGCGTTCTGCGCCAGCAGCAGGCCCACGGCCAGGCCCAGCCGGCCCCGGTGCGGGCGCAGCAGCTCGCCCAGCAGCACCCGGCTGCGGGCGCGCAGCCGGGCCACCGCTTCGGGTGCGGTGTCCTCGGCGCGGCTGCGGTCGGTGTCCGGGTCGGTGGCCAGCCCCCGCCAGCGGGACAGATCCGGTGGCTCGGTCCGCTGCCGGGGCAGCCGGGGTGTCACGAGCGCACCAGGCCGTCCGTGGAGTTCGGCTCGGCGGAGAGCACCGCCCGGTACGCGGGCACGGTGGCGAGCAGCTCGGAGTGCCGCCCCACCGCGGCGATCCGGCCCCCGTCGAGCAGCGCCACCCGGTCGGCCAGCGCGACGGTCGACGGTCGGTGCACCACCAGCAGCGCGGTGGTGTCCCGCAGCACCCGTCTCAGCGCCGCCTCGACCAGCGCCTCGGTGTGCACGTCCAGGGCGGAGAGCGGGTCGTCCAGCACGAGCAGCGCGGGCCGGCCGAGCACCGCCCGGGCCAGCGCGAGCCGTTGCCGCTGCCCGCCGGAGAGCGACAGCCCCTGCTCGCCGACCCGGGTCGCCAGCCCCCACGGCAGGTCGTACGCGAAGTCGGCCTGGGCCAGCGCCAGCGCGGCCCGCACCTCCTCCTCGTCGGCGTCCGGGCGGCCCAGGGTGAGGTTCTCCCACACCGACATGGAGAACAGCGTCGGCTCCTCGAAGGCCACCCCGACCAGCCGGCGCAGCGAGGCCAGCCGCAGGTCGCGCAGGTCGTGCCCGTCCAGGGTGATCCGCCCGCCGGTCACCTCGTGCAGCCGGGGCACCAGGGAGAGCAGGGTGCTCTTGCCGCTCCCGGTCGCGCCCACCAGCGCCAGCGTCTCGCCCGGCTCCACGGTCAGCTCGATCTCCCGCAGCACCGGCTCGGGGGCGCCGGGATAGCGGAACGAGACGGCCTCGAAGCGCAGCCGGCCCCGCACCGCCGCCGGGGCGAGCGTGACCGCGTGCGGGGCGTCCACGATGGACGGCGGGGTGTCCAGCACCTCCTGGATCCGGTCGGCCGCGGTCGCCGCCTCCTGGGCGTTCGCGATGATCCAGCCCAGCGACTGCACCGGCCAGATCAGCATCAGTTGCAGGCTGACGAAGGCGACCAGCTCGCCGATGGTGAGGGTGCCCCGGGCGGCGAGCGCCGCACCGCAGACCAGCACCACGCCGAGGGTCAGGTTGGGCACCAGGTCGAGCAGCGCGGAGGTACGGGCCAGCAGCCGGGCCTTGTCGACGCCGGTGTCGTGCAGCGCGCGGGCCCGCTCGCCGAACCGGGCGGCCAGTTCGGGCCCCCGCCCGTATGCCTTCATGGTGCGCAGGCCCTGCGCGGTCTCCTCGACCAGGGTGGCCACGTCGCCCTGCTGGTCCTGCATCCGGCGGGACGCGGCGTGGTAGTGCCGGGCGAACCGCCGACTGATCAGGAACAGCGGCACCGCGCTGGCCGCCACCAGCAGCCCCAGCGGGCCGTGCAGCCGGATCAGCAGGGCCACCACCGCGAGGTAGGTGATCAGGTTGAGTACCAGGAAGAGCAGGCCGAAGGAGAGGAACCGGCGGATCACCGACAGGTCGCTGGTGACCCGGGAGAGCAGCTGGCCGGACTGCCACCGGTCGTGGAAGCCGGCCGGGAGCCGTTGCAGATGGGCGTAGATGTCGGCGCGGATGGCCGACTCCATGCCCACCGAGGAGGAGGACTGGGCCCACCGCCGGATGAAGATCAGCAGCGCCTCGGCGAGCCCGAGCAGCAGGGCCAGGCCGCTGAGGCGGAGCAGCCCGTCCGCGTCGTGTCGGGCGATCGGGCCGTCGACCACCCGCTGCACCACCAGCGGCACCGCCAGGCCGGCCGCGGTGGCGGCCAGCGCCGCGAGCAGCAGCAGGCACCACTCCACCGCGTACGGGCGCAGGTAGGGGCCCAGTCGCCGGAGGTTGTGCAGCGGGCGCGGCCGGGCGTCCACCCGGTGGGTCGGGTCGCCGTCGCGCTGCGCGGGCACTACCCGACGGTAGCGTCAGATGACGGCCGCGCCGGTGTCAGCTTGCCGTCAGCCGCCGTTCGTGACCGAGCAGCCATTCCTTGACGTCCAGTCCCCAGCGGTAGCCGCCGAGCGTCCCGTCGGTGCGCAGCACCCGGTGGCAGGGGACGAAGAGGGCGGCGGCGTTGCGGGCGCAGGCGGCGGCCGCCGCCCGTACGGCGGCCGGCCGGCCGGCCAGCCCGGCGAACCCGGTGTACGTCACCGGTTCGCCCGGCTTCACCTCGCGCAGCACCTCCCAAGCGTAGGTCATGAACGCTCCGCCGCTGTGCTGCCGCACCGGCACCCCGTCGATGGCGGTCAGGTCACCGTCCAGGTAGGACCGGACGGCGACGGTGACGGGGCCGAGGTCGGTGCGGTGCCGCAGCGCCCCGCGCAGGCTCGGATGCACCAGCGGGAGCAGGTTCTCCGGGGCCGGGGTGAAGCCGGCCGCCCGAACGGCCCCGTCCGGGCCGGCCAGGATGCTCAGCGGGCCGACGGGGGTGTCGATGACGGTGCTGTCGATGCTCATGCTGCTCTCCAGAGTCGGATCACCGCGTACGAGCGCCAGGGGCGCCAGCGTTCGGCGTGGGTGTCGAGGGTCTTCGGGTCGGTGGGCAGGCCGAGGGCGGCGGCGCCCCGGCGTACGGCCAGGTCGGTGGGGAGCAGGACGTCCGGGTCGCCGAGGGCGCGCATGGCCACGTAGCCGGCGGTCCAGGATCCGATCCCGGGCACGGCGGTCAGTCGCCGGAACACCTCTTCCCGGTCTCCGCCCGGGTCGAGGTCGATCTCGCCGGAGGCGACGGCCCGGGCCAGCGCCCGCACCGTCTCCCGCCGCCCGGCCGGCATCCCGAACGCCGAGTCCGGCAACTCCGCCACCTCCGCCGCCCGGAGGAATCCCCGCAGCCCCGGTCGATCATGAGGTTGACCGGGGTTCTGGAGGTTCACCTCGCCGTCAACCTCATGATCGACGGGTGGCTGCGGGATGGGGGCGGCGGTGAGGAGGCGGGTGAGGGTGGTGCGGGCGGAGCGGACGGAGACCTGCTGGCCGACCACGGCACGCAGGGCCGCCTCGAAGCCGTCCACCGCGCGGGGCAGGCGGATGCCGGGCTCGGCCGCGACCGCGGCGGCCAGGGCCGGGTCGGCGGCGAGGGTCTCGTCGATGGCCTGCGGGTCCGCGTCGAGGTCGAGCAGCCGGCGGCAGCGGGCCACCGCGGGGGCCAGGTCGCGCATGTCGGCCAGGCGCAGGGTCGCCGAGACGTGGCCGGCCGCCGGGGTCAGCGCCACCTCCGCCGCGCCGTGCGGCAGTCGCAACCCCCGGTGGTACGTCCCGTCGCGTACCTCCTCCACGCCGGGCAGCGCGCGGAGCGCGAGGAAGTCCAGCAGCGCGGCGGCGTGCAGCGGTGGCCGGTACGCCAGCCGCAGCGTGATCGTCCCCGCGCCGCCCGCCACCGACCGGCCGCCCCGCGCCACCCGCAGCTCCGACGGGGCGGTGCCGAAGACCTCGCGGACCGTGTCGTTGAACTGCCGGACGCTGCCGAACCCGGCCGCGAAGGCGATCTCGGCCATGCCCAGCCCGGTCGTCTCGATCAGGGTGCGGGCGGTCTGCGCCCGCTGGGCCCGGGCCAGCGCCAGCGGGCCGGCCCCCAGTTCGGCGCGGAGCATCCGGTGCAGGTGCCGCTCGGTGTAGCCGAGCCGGGTGGCCAGCCCCGGTACGCCGTCCCGGTCGACCACCCCGTCGGCGATCAGCCGGACGGCCCGGCCCACCACGTCGGCCCGGACGTCCCACTGCGGCGAGCCGGGCGCCGCGTCCGGGCGGCAGCGGCGGCAGGCGCGCAGCCCGGCGCCCTGCGCGGCGGCGGCCGACGGGAAGAACCGGACGTTCTGCCGCTTCGGCGTCATCGCCGGGCAGGACGGCCGGCAGTAGATCCCGGTCGACGTCACGCCGGTGTAGAACCAGCCGTCGAAGCGCTGGTCACGGCTGTCCACGGCCCGGTAGCACCGCTCGAAGTCCAACTCCATGCCACCGATGATGCCCCGCTCGGCAGCCCGCCGGCTGGCGGGAATCGGACCCGGGCGTCAGTGGCGTCGCCGGCCCTTCCGGTCGGCGAGCAGGGCCGGCCGGAACACGCCGTCCGGGTCGTACCGCCGCCACAGCCGCGCCACCCGGGCTCCGGTCTCGCCGGGGTAGATCCGGGCGAACGCGGCCGGATCCGGCCGGCTCTCGAAGTTCACGTACGCGCCGTCGGCCCGTGCGGCGATGCCCTTCCAGGCGGTGTCCAGCGCCGCTCCGCCGTGCGGCGGAAACACCGAGGCGGTGACCAGGGTGTCCTGGTGCCGGTGCGGGTAGGCGGTCGCGCCGGGATCGACGTCGTTGACCGCCCCGCCCACCGAGCGCAGCTGGATCAGTGCGCGCGCCGGCCCGGCGGCCGCCCGCATGATGGCCCGGGCCGCGGCGTCGTCCATGCCGGTGAGCAGGCCGTTGGTGGTGGTGCTCCGCTGGTGCCCGACGTTCGGGTGCAGGTGCCCGGTCGGCACCAGGGCGGAGTAGGGCACCAGGTCGGTCCGGTATTCGAGCACCTTCCCGATCTCCAGCAACGGCTGCACGGCGGGCCGGACCCGCCGCAGGCTCTCGGCGGTGACCACGGCCGTGATGGACAACACGGCCGACGGCCCGTGCGGGAACAGGACCGCAGCCGTGGACAGCTCGCGCGGCGCCTGCGCCAGGTAGCCCGCCCACTCCCGCAGGGTGCGGCCGTCCCGCTCCGCCTCGATGACGATCTGCGCCACCCCGACGTTGCGGACCTCGGTGGCCTCGATCTCGAACGCCACCACCACTCCGCCTCCCGCGCCGGCGCCGCGCAGCACCCAGAACAGTTCCGGCTCGTGCTCCGCGTCCGCGCGCACGAAGGTCCCGTCCGCCAGCACCACCTCGACCGCCCGGACATGGTCGATGGTCAGGCCGTACGAGCGGACCAGCCAGCCGACGCCACCGCCGATGGCCAGGCCGCCCACGCCGACGTTGCCGTGGTCGCCGGAGCTGATCACCAGCCCGTACGGGGCCAGCGCCGCCGCGACCGACGCCCAACGGGCACCGGCCTGCACCCGGACCAGCCCGGACCGCTCGTCGAGCACCTCCACCCGGTCGAGCGCGGACAGGTCGATGACCAGGCCGCCATCGTTGGAGGAGGCACCGGAGAGGCCGTGCCCGCCGCTGCGGACGGCGAGCGGCAACCCCTGCTCCCGCGCGTACCGGATGGCGTCGACCACCTGTGCCGTGGTCTCCGGCAGCAGGACCCCGGCGGGGGAGTTCGCCGTGGTGTACGTCGAGCGCAGCAGCCCGTACCGGCGGTCACCGGGCGTGACGATCCGCCCGGTGAGGGACTCGGGGACGCGGGCCAGGGCGGCGGTCATCGCTGCCCCCGAAACTCGCGCACCTGCTCGCGGACCGCCGGGACCACCCGTTCGGTGAACGCCCGCAGTTGTGAGCGGGGCGAGGCGGTCGGCCAGAAGATGAACGTGTCGAAGCCGAGGTCGACCGCCCACCGGGTGAGAGTGTCCACCCAGAGTTGCGCGTCTCCGACCAGCCCGGTGCCGCCGGGCCCGCCCGACCCGCCGATCGTGCCGATGACGTTGTAGATCCGCCGGACCACCGCGGGATCCCGCCCCGCCGCGCGGGCCGCCTCGTCGATGATCTGCTGGCGGGACGGCACCTCCTCCGGCGGGACGTAGATGTTCAGCGGGGAGATCCAGCCGTCGCTGTGCCGGCCGGCCACGGTGAGCATCCGGGGCCGTTGGCCGCCCAGCCAGAGCGGCACCGGCGCGGGCGGTACGGGTCCGCCGCGGTAACCCTCGACCGCGAGGTGGGCGCCGGCGAAGCGCACCACGTCCCCGGCCAGCGCCCGACGCATGATCTGCAACGCCTCGGTCGTGTACGCGACGGTGTCCCCGCCGGTGCGCCGTGTGCCACCCATGGCGGCCACCGCGTCCGCGCTCGCGCCGCCGCCGACGCCGAGCACGATCCGGCCGCCGGTGAGCACGCCGAGTGACGCGCCGGCCTTGGCCAGCATGGTCGGCGGACGCAGTTGCAGGTCGGCGACGTCGGTGAGGAAGTTGATCCGGCTGGTCCGGGCGGCCAGGTGACTGATCATCGTCCAGGTGTCAAGGTGGCCGGGCTGGTAGGGATGGTCCTGGACGGCGAGGTAATCCAAACCGCCGTCGTCCGCGGCCTGAGCCAGTTGTCGCGTCGCGTCCAGTTCGTGGGCGGACGGATCGAGGCTTAGCCCGAAAGTGATCGGGTGTCCGTAGTCGGTCATGACTCAAGGGTGGGAGGCTGCCACAGCCTCGGCAAACCTGAGGTTAGCTACTAGTATTTGGTAAGTGACTAGCGATCAGACCGCCGCCTTCCGGCGTTACCAGGGGATCGACGACACGGGCTGCCGCACCTTCCAGGACGCGCTGGAACTGGTCGGCCGCCGGTGGACCGGGGCGATCCTGCTCGCCGGGATGCGCGGCGCGCGCCGGTTCGGGGAGTACCGGGCGGCAGTGACCGGGATCTCCGACCGCCTGCTGGCGCAGCGGCTCAAGGAGCTGGAGGGTGACCGGCTCATGGAGCGCACGGTGATCCCGACCTCGCCGGTCCAGATCCGCTACGCCCCCAGCCGGGACGGGCAGGAGCTGATGACGCTGCTCCAGCCCCTGATCGACTGGAGCCACCAGCGCCTCGGCGGCCCGGCGGCCGGCGACGCCGGCCGGGCCGGGGGGGAGGGCCGCCCGGCCTGACCGGATCCGAATCGCCGGGCAGGACGGCCGGCAGTAGATCCCGGTCGACGTCACGCCGGTGTAGAACCAGCCGTCGAAGCGCTGGTCACGGCTGTCCACGGCCCGGTAGCACCGTTCGAGGTCCAACTCCACGACACCGATGATGCCCGCTGGTCAGGCCGGTGGCTCGCGGGAATCGGACCTGAGTGTGTGACGCCCGACGCCCCGCCCTCCCGGTCCGCTCCCACCGATCCGGGCGTCGCAGCTCAGGGCAGCGATCCGTTGCGGGACAAGGGATCGGACGCGAGAAATTGTCGGTAGTGGTCGGTACGGTCCCGCCACCAACTCAAGAAGGGTGCGGGGGCGATGGCGAGCGTGGCCGGGCGGGGTGTCCGCTGATGCGGTCGGGGCGGGCACGGCTCGATCGCACGGTGGTGCAGGGCTTCTACGACCGGATGCGGGCGGTGGCGCCGGCGGCGTACGGGGCGATCGAGCGGGACCGGGTCGGTGAGCCGGGGCGCCCCTTCGGGGAGACGGCGTGTGGCCGGCTCGCCGCGTCGCTGGATCCGGCCGGCGTGCGGGCGCTGGGCATGTGGGCGCACCACTGGTGCATGCGCTTCTACGACGACGACACCCGCCCGGGGCTGCGGCTGGTCCGCGAGATCGCCGGCCGGCGCGGGCTGGGCTGGACGGCCGACGAGGTGCGCTGGATGCTCGGCGAGTCGTACGCGGCCGGCCCGTCCGCCGCGCACCGGTTCACCCTGCCGCTGGCCGCCGCCGCCGAGCTGCCCGCCGGGGCGCTGCCGGAGGCCGACGCCCTCGGGGCGGACTGGCGCCTGGCCGGCTGAGCCGCCCCGCCGGGGCGACCGACGGGTCCGGACGCCGCACCGCCGGGGCGGGCGGGCAGTTGCGCCACCACCATCGCCGCCACCGCCAGCGCGAAGCCGGTGAGCTGGGTCGGGCTCAGCGCCTGGTCCAGCACGATCCAGCCCAGCGCCGCGGCGGTCAGCGGGCTCAGCGCGCCGAGCACCGAGACCTGCGTCAACGGCAGCCGCGCCGCGCCCCGGAACCACAGCACGTACGCCAGCGCGGTGCCGACCAGCCCGAGCCAGGCGTACCCGAGCAGGGCCGGGCCGTCCGGGGCCGGCGGCGCGCCCTCGACGGCGACGGCGACCGGCGTGACCAGCAGGCCGCCGGCGGTGAGCTGCCAGCTCGTCGCGGCGAGGGTGCTGATCCCGGCCGGGCGGCCCCAGCGGCGGGTGAGCACCAGCCCGGTGGCCATCGCGGCGGTGCCGGCCAGGCCGGCGGCCACGCCCAGCGGGTCGGTGCCGGCGTCCGGCCGGAGCACGACCAGCGCGACGCCCAGCGGGGCGGCCGCGGCGGCCAGCAGGGCGAGCCGGTGCGGCCGGTCCCGCAGCACCAGCACGGTGAGGCCGGCGACGAGCAGCGGCTGGGCCGCGCCGAGCACGGCGGCGGTGCCGCCGGGCAGCCGGTACGCCGCGAGGAAGAGCAGCGGGAAGAAGGCGCCGATGTTCAGCGCGCCGAGCAGGGCGGCCCGCCACCACCAGGAGCCGTGCGGCCGGCGTCGGGTCAGCGCGAGCAGCAGCAGCCCGGCGGGCAGCGCCCGCAGCGCGCCGGACCAGAGCGGCCGGTCCGGCGGCAGCAGCTCGGAGGTGACCAGGTAGGTGGTGCCCCAGACGGTGGGCGCGAGGGCGGTCAACGCGATGTCGGTGCGGCGACGGCTCATCGGGCACTCGATTCTCTTCGCAGTAAGTAGCTTAGTGCTAAGCTAATCACCCGTGAGCGAAGAGTGGAAGGGCGACGTGGGGCACAATCCGGGGGTGACCGACCGGGACGACGTCGACCTCATCGTCGAGCAGTGGCGGCGCGAGCGCGCCGGGATGCGGCCCGAGCCGATGGCGGTCTTCGGCCGGATCTACCGGCTGGCCCGGATCGTCGGCGACGCGCAGGAGCGGGTCTACGCCGACTGGGGCATCGGCCGTGGCGAGTTCGACGTGCTGGCCGCGCTGCGCCGCAGCGGCGAGCCGTACACGCTGGCACCGAAGGAGCTGGCCGCCGCGCTGATGCTCACCTCGGGCGGGATGACCGGCCGGCTCGACCGGCTGGAACGGGCCGGGCTGCTGCGCCGCGCGCCCGACCCCGCCGACCGGCGGGGCCTGCGGGTGACCCTGACCGACACCGGCCGCCGCGCGGTCGAGGAGGCCGCCGAGGCGGGCCTGACGGTGCAGCGACGAATCCTCGACGCGCTGCCTCCGGCGGACCAGACCCGCCTGGGGGATCTGCTGCGCGCGCTGCTCGCCGCCGCCGAAGCGGGCTGACCGGGCCGACGGCTCGGCCGGCGATGACGCAGGATGGGGGGCGTCACCCCGCCCGACGGAAGGATCATCCGTGTCCGCCAGCGAACCCACCATCGTCGCGACCAGCATGGGCTTCAGCAGCCGGGACCGTGGCCCCTGGGACGCGAAGCCCGGGCCGGTCTTCGACCTGATGGCCGAGCTGGCCGGGGCCGACGAGCCGAAGATCTGCTACCTCAACCAGGCGGTCGGCGACCAGCCCACCGCGTTCACCGTCTTCTACGGTGCCTTCGCCGGCACCCGGTTCCGCCCCTCGCACCTGGCGCTGTTCCCGATGCCGACCGTCGACGACATCCGGGCCCATCTGCTCGCCCAGGACATCATCTGGGTCGGT comes from Micromonospora purpureochromogenes and encodes:
- a CDS encoding MarR family winged helix-turn-helix transcriptional regulator → MSEEWKGDVGHNPGVTDRDDVDLIVEQWRRERAGMRPEPMAVFGRIYRLARIVGDAQERVYADWGIGRGEFDVLAALRRSGEPYTLAPKELAAALMLTSGGMTGRLDRLERAGLLRRAPDPADRRGLRVTLTDTGRRAVEEAAEAGLTVQRRILDALPPADQTRLGDLLRALLAAAEAG
- a CDS encoding winged helix-turn-helix transcriptional regulator, which codes for MTSDQTAAFRRYQGIDDTGCRTFQDALELVGRRWTGAILLAGMRGARRFGEYRAAVTGISDRLLAQRLKELEGDRLMERTVIPTSPVQIRYAPSRDGQELMTLLQPLIDWSHQRLGGPAAGDAGRAGGEGRPA